In Festucalex cinctus isolate MCC-2025b chromosome 1, RoL_Fcin_1.0, whole genome shotgun sequence, the sequence ACCATGCTTCACTCAGAATGGTCTTCTTTTGGTTAACGATGCTTGTTTCATTTATTATCCAGCTTactcaggctgtatttgtttttagaattgcTTGGCAGGCCAGACCAATGTCCCACGGGCACCAGGCTTCTCTCCATTGATTTAGGCAAATCATACATTGTTGGCAAAACTTTGAAACATTGACTGACTGCAAGATGGAAAATTTGGGCCTCTTTGGACGGGAACACTTCTGTTACAAAGTTCTTTTCCTGAAGACTCATCCATGGTCTTTTGAAATGTCTCACTTGACTGAAGGAATAACTGTGATTTAAATATACTTCCTCATTGCGACAGACTCACAGGGAAGAATAGCGTTTGACGTGTGCTTAGTGCTCTcttcattgttattattttaagcTTGGTGTCTCTAATGACAAGTTTGAGCGTACAAGGAAGGTTGTTTTTCTCACACGAGCTGTTGTAATGTTTAAAAAGCACCTAAGTCGGCCTCACCCTAACAAGCATCTTACGCAGTATCTCATTAAAgataataagtaaataagaaGTGGCTGCCGCTAGCTGCTCACTGAATTCAAGTTTTCTCACACAGTGCCCAATTGAAACCTGCATGACAATGGACAGAAAGAGATAATGCAGAGGATAAGATAGATGTTGACTTGGGGGGAGGCAGGTTCATGGGACTCGCCCttgagcacgcacacacatacacatgcacaaAAAATCTTTATAGGGGTCTTGAATAGCATTAAAAACCTGAATGGATTCCCTACAGGCGTGAAATCAAAGATAGGCAAATGCACTCGCTCCACACGCCTATTTGGAGAATTCCCATCATGAGATTAAGATCATGAGGTTCAAGTCAAAGATCATAAGAATAAGGCTATACCAAATGGGAAAATTCTTGTTTTacagcagcaaagtggagagTAGCAGCAGACTACAATAAAAACGTCAAAGAATCACATGTATAGACACATCAATATTATACTTTAGCGTCAGCGTAACTCTACGTGGGTACTGCACCTGACCTGAATAAATAGGATATATAAAGATGTGAATATGAATGGCAGGAATGATAGTCAGCCGTAATGtatttagcaaaaaaaacaactatacaTCTGTGATTAGTCTAGTTCAGTGTATCAGTGTATGTGGCTATTGTaccttaaaaatatatacagatgGGAATGTCAATAGCAGCAAGAATAGTCAGTAGCATtgtacaaagcaaaacaaaaaaaatcaaaaacaactaTTAATGTATCGAATAATCTGCTTCAGTATCAGCATATGTGGCTTCTGTACCTTGATGAATagagtctaaatacagtatgcaGATGTAAATGTGAATAGTGAGTagctttgggggggggggggggggggggggggggggcgtttttCAAAAAGTATCTAAAAATGTAGTATAACTTATAAGCTTACTATCAagcaaataaatacagcaagtgAGGAACGTATAATGTGTGTTCTGAGAAGGAACCGGCTTCAGTGTGCTGTGGAATTAGTGAGAAAAACGTATTACCTGAAAACAGGTGTTGAACTTTAGTGGAATATTTTGAGCAAAACAGGCCTTGTTTGGCCATAATATGGCTCTCTACCTCATGACAGATTTATTGACCTTTATGGCCCCTCCAGCTGTGTTTTGGATGCCTATAAAAGGGGGGATGAATACCTCTGCATCCCACACTTGCGGTCAGGTCACTCGACAGGTAAGGTCCAACCTCCACATTCACTTTAATTTTGCTATTTTAAATGAGTGTAAATGCATGTCACTGCTGATAAGAAACAAGATACAAATACTTTGCTATTGTActaaagtagatttttttttttaataggaatttgtacatttgacagctttttacttttactcccgACATTTGAAACCTATTTTTACACATCTACTCCTCACATTGTTAAAATAGGCTTGTTACATATTTCAACCTCCACACATAATGTTCCAAAACAAGTAATAGAGAAAGATTGGTTGATTTATAGATATTTTGGGGATTTTAACAATGATGACACAACAAAACCAGAGAAACAAGATATTTCCCAtctgtgatttatttatgtgaGAAATGTGTCTGCTGttactattatttttgttacttcAAAATGTTGCCAGGTCACTTTACAAAAGAGATTGaataaagattttttattttttatttttaagttagcaGATGAAATGTATTGTTTCGATGCCATGAAAGCTGAAACTAATTCTAtttagcttttctttttcatctcaGTACGAGCATGTCAATATGAGCACCTATGAAAGTTAATGAAGATGTTCTTTTTCATTGTTGCAAGTTACCAAAATGGCTACTGTCTActgaaagtaaaaatcatatttcagagtctgaattttttttttttaatctgaatctTCTCTTCGACCTAAGCACAGAGCGTGAGAATGAGTACGGTATTTTGAATATGGCAACAAGTGGAAAATGCGTGCCATTTGTTGATGAACTCAACTGAACCAGTGTTGCAATGTCAATGTGCCAATCATGTTGAATCCATTCACGGAAAGGTTTGAACGTGGGCGGGTTCCTTCGGGGGAATGAAAAACAGTGAGCAAGCTTGTTCAACCAGTCACGTCATGACACCTGCCGCTAACTCACTTGCGATATCATGTCTCAGGGTTCAATCATGTGCTTGAACACGGGCTACCCATGCAACTGTCTGGCCGACGGAAACGCTTGTGAACCCTGCAGGATGACGAAAGACGGGGACGCTCAGGTGCACGACTCCTTGCACAGCGGCGCGGCGGAAAACACAGGCGAGCCTGAGCCTGAGCACCCAAGCAAAACGCCAAGCGCTCCAAGTAAGGAAAGGGACAGAAACTGGGGATGGATTCTGTCCGGGGTCATCTTTATCAACATCCTGATGCTGGGTATCGCGCTGGTGAGCGGAAGTGCCTACGAGCACGTAGACATCAGCATGTCTGACCTCCAAGTTTTCCTCGttatcatcctcatcctcacctGCATCTGGATGATATACTACATCATCTACACAGCCAGGATGGAAAACGCCGTGGCTTACAGGGACCAACACGCCGGACCCGTATGGCTCAGGGGTATGTAAACATCACGTCCATTTTGGGGGAAGAATGTCTTTATACATAAGTCTCAATATTGTCCATCTTCTTACCCCGCAGGTGGAATGGTGCTGTTTGGACTCCTCAGTATCATTATGGACATTTTCAAGATTGCCAGCTATGTCGGCTTCCTCCACTGCGAGTCGGCCATCAAGATTGTTTTTCCCATCACCCAACTTGTTTTCATTGTTGTGCAGGTAAATATCAGCCAAGTTCGCATGCTAATTAGAACAGATATCGGTGGTATGGCGCCAAACTTTTCAACTGGGAAATGTGTTTGCAGACGTACTTCATGTGGATCCATGCAAAGGACTGCGTACAGCTCCAAAGGAACCTTACACGGTAAGTGATAGCTTGATTTCGGTCCTTAAAAATGGGCTCCAATTTTCCTTAAAAGGTTGTTGTCCCGTAGGAAACTATGGAAATgggaatattaacattttacatatttaacTATTGTAAAAGTGCAAAAATAAGATATTAATCTTAAAAGAAAGTAGAGCACTAAGTGGTAACTTTGCCAAACTGAGGACCTTTTGGTGGAcagagatagatggatagatggatggatggatagatagatagatagatagatagatagatagatagatagatagatagatagatagatagatagatagatagatagatagatagatagagcatTTGATTGACGTCACAAGAGTTTTGAACTGGTTGTGCGACTCGAGTGCTTTATTTTCCACTGAGTGTTTTGGCCAAATTCCGAACCACATGATCTCACAGCTGTGAGAATAGATTCAAGTTACAGCTTATTGTACGAAGAAATGGCTGTGCTTAAGTGTACAACGAACGAAAAGACTGTTaatctttttcaaaaacaacaacacaatctaAACAAAAGAGGGAAGCCTCCTGAAGCCCCAACTATGAGCCTTGAGGAACTCCTCTTTCCATAGTGGAGCGGAAACTACAAGTCAAGAAAGTAGGACTTAgaataaaacattatttttgatttGAACTCCAAGCAAAATTTCACAATTACATGTTTAATGATTTGGTCTGACACGAAGTTATGTGTGGAGTCAATAGGTTCAGGTTTAAGTGCCAGCTATACATATCTTCTCAAGGAGGGACCGGAAAACAGATGACAGTGCTTTGGTATCATTCGCTTTGCTGTTAAACCAAGTTTAACAATTGGTCAAAACAGAGATCCATAAAAAACTACAAAACACAACTAAAGAAGAAGCCATTAAATTTGGGTAAGGATCCAAATAAAGGTGATCCTGGAACACAGACATACTTTCTTAAGAAATATGGCAGAATCATATGAAAAGATTCAGATGAAAGCCTAgtacaaaatatttcaaattacaTGTCTGTTTATAGTGTTGAGTaattcaggtccagaaagtaaaaaccctgccgcagattggctttagccacatgtTCTTCTATTCAACTGGCAGGGAAAGAGCTCGTCTCCACCTGTTGAGTAAAAGCACCTGTAGCTAAAGCCAATctgtttcagggtttttactttctggacctggattcccgaACCCTGTCCGTTTATACGGTACTTAAATTAAGACAGAGTTAGTTAACATAGCCATCCATTACTGTAGTGTTTGTCATATTAAGATGAGATGGAGcgtctcagctgactttggccgAGAGGCAGGTTACATCCTGATGGCGCGACAATAATAgtaatttgtcatttaaaaaacaaatgacaaatgtaCAACTGTTGATAATTAGAACAGCAGTCAGATTTGAATCAGGTACATTGCATTTAAAGACAGCTTAAAAGTCGTCCTTCCCACTTTCGaccagattttttgttttgtgttattgtgcatgaaataaaatttgtgaatgaagtaaaataaatgttgaatcGAGCATTGTTTGGGGAATATGAAGGTGTGTTTCAGTCATACCCGCAAAGCAACCACAATGCACTATTTTGAGTCACGAAGGCATCAAGGAAATGTTAGTCAGTATTCAAAGTGGCACCGCCCTTCTGCTTGGTATTCTCCTGGATCGAGGAAATAGCCTGCTAGCAAACTGAAACCCGGTTAAGGCACATATTTATCGTTACAAAAACCTCGACTATACCTTCTACCATCTAGTGGAAAAGTATTTAATTGTTATGCCCGTCACTCTACGTTGCTGCCATAGATAGATGATCAAAGAAACATTATATAGagtaaaaagtaaatacattgacattggataatttcccaaataagtggatggatggatggatggatggatggatggatggatggatggtgtttgATGTTTGTTACCATGACCACAAATCAAATCCTCACTATGCATATATTTCCTACCTCGTTGGTGATGGTTCATGCAGGTGCGGTCTGATGCTCACCCTCTCCATTAATCTGGTTTTGTGGATGGCTGCGGTCACGGAAGAGTCGCTCCACCAAACAGGCCACCCAGATGATGACCATGGCGGCGATCACGGCGGCGATCACGGTGGCGATCACGGCAACGACACACACGAATCCGATCACCACCACGACAACAGCTCTCACAAGGTCTTGGGACGGATGCTGTACATCAgtaaaggtacacaagaagccaTTTGAGAAGGAGCAGACGCACTTTTGAACTCAACACCATCACATTTGCGTTTCAAAACGGACAAGGACAAGGATTTTCGTAGAGTGCTGGGCCACACCATACTTTGCCCACCCCTTCACTAGCGTATTGGTGACACAAAATGCCAACAAGCTAACCCCGTTCTTTCTTCCTGCCACAGCGAGTTACGGAGAGGACGATTGCGGCTGCAGCCACACGTCCTGCAGCCTGTTCAAAGAGGCCTACTTCTACCTGTACCCCTTCAACATCGAATACAGCCTCTTCGCCTCGGCCATGGCCTACATCATGTGGAAAAACGTCGGCAGGCTGGGCGAGGCTCACGACCCGCACACCCACAGCCATGCCCACAAGTTCCACCTCAAAGACGCGCTCATTGGCTCCCTGGTAGGAGTCCTCCTGGTGTTCGCAGGCCTGGCCACCTTCATCGTGTATGAGATGGACATGAAGGAGGACGAAGAAGATGACCACAGCAAGAGAGACCAAGCGCTGCTGATCCACTTTATCATCAACATTGTGATTATAAGCCTTATGCTGGTGGCCACTGTGGTCGGCGCAACCATCTACAAGCTGGACCGCCGAGAACACGACTCAGAGAAGAACCCCACACGTAGCTTGGACGTGGGGCTGCTGGTAGGAACCTCCATGGGGCAGTTCATCATCAGCTACTTCACTATAGTTGCCATGGTGGCATCCGGAGCACAGGGCCACCTTAACAGGTTGAACCTGACCTTGGCTATACTGATGGTGATCCAGATCGGTCTGCAGAACTTCTTCATCGTCGAAGGTCTCCACCGGGAGCCTTTTCATGAGGAGCACCACGAGCCGGTAACTTCAGTGACCAACATCTACGCGGTGGAGCACTACAGCAAAGAGATGAACGGTCTGCAAGGATCAGAAATAAGGTTTAAACCGGAGCTGGATCTGCCGGCGGTAACTCCGTACGGCCACATGGGGCACTACACACACAAGCTAACGTGGAAGAGGAGGGTCCTGAAggaggtttccc encodes:
- the LOC144002255 gene encoding proton channel OTOP2-like — its product is MSQGSIMCLNTGYPCNCLADGNACEPCRMTKDGDAQVHDSLHSGAAENTGEPEPEHPSKTPSAPSKERDRNWGWILSGVIFINILMLGIALVSGSAYEHVDISMSDLQVFLVIILILTCIWMIYYIIYTARMENAVAYRDQHAGPVWLRGGMVLFGLLSIIMDIFKIASYVGFLHCESAIKIVFPITQLVFIVVQTYFMWIHAKDCVQLQRNLTRCGLMLTLSINLVLWMAAVTEESLHQTGHPDDDHGGDHGGDHGGDHGNDTHESDHHHDNSSHKVLGRMLYISKASYGEDDCGCSHTSCSLFKEAYFYLYPFNIEYSLFASAMAYIMWKNVGRLGEAHDPHTHSHAHKFHLKDALIGSLVGVLLVFAGLATFIVYEMDMKEDEEDDHSKRDQALLIHFIINIVIISLMLVATVVGATIYKLDRREHDSEKNPTRSLDVGLLVGTSMGQFIISYFTIVAMVASGAQGHLNRLNLTLAILMVIQIGLQNFFIVEGLHREPFHEEHHEPVTSVTNIYAVEHYSKEMNGLQGSEIRFKPELDLPAVTPYGHMGHYTHKLTWKRRVLKEVSLFLLLANIILWIMPAFGARPQFDHPAETEFYDFNIWAAIVNVGLPFAIFYRMHSVAALLEVFVIS